In a single window of the Prevotella melaninogenica genome:
- a CDS encoding DegT/DnrJ/EryC1/StrS family aminotransferase: protein MERNRVLLCLAHMSGNEMKYIQEAFDTNWVVPLGPNVNGFEDDLRRFSVSVSPSGERGNFLANEEYPQTIMPHEDNPDNLWNESLSGLEDKRVVALCSGTSAVHLALVALGVKAGDEVICQSFTFCASSHPVTYQGAIPVFVDSEKDTWNMDPVLLEEAINDRIAKTGKKPKAIIVVYLYGMPAKIKEILAVADKYDIPVIEDAAEGMGSRYEGQVCGTFGEYGVLSFNGNKMITTSGGGALVCPNEAARNEVMFYATQAREGYPYYQHEKIGFNYRMSNVCAGIGRGQMTVLDEHIAHHRHIAHLYEEAFREIDGITFHTNPSPEYDSNFWLNTMVLDPSVKVKGQENAYKTTVEGAVGGAAGVTHSVDDAHTDCEPNANVEAMRVFLDKANIESRPLWKPMHKQPCYKDCPAYVNGVSENLFKVGMCLPSGPLVSDDDVKYIVEKIKEAMV, encoded by the coding sequence ATGGAAAGAAATCGTGTTTTACTTTGTCTCGCTCACATGAGTGGTAACGAGATGAAATACATCCAAGAGGCGTTTGATACCAATTGGGTGGTACCATTGGGACCAAATGTCAATGGTTTTGAAGATGACTTGAGACGTTTCTCAGTCTCAGTAAGTCCTTCAGGTGAAAGAGGAAATTTCCTTGCAAATGAGGAATATCCACAGACGATTATGCCACATGAGGATAATCCTGATAACTTGTGGAATGAATCTTTGTCAGGATTGGAGGATAAGCGTGTCGTAGCACTCTGTTCTGGTACTTCTGCTGTACACCTCGCTTTAGTAGCATTGGGAGTAAAGGCTGGCGATGAGGTTATCTGTCAGAGTTTCACTTTCTGTGCAAGTTCACACCCTGTAACTTATCAGGGTGCAATACCAGTTTTTGTTGATTCTGAGAAGGATACATGGAACATGGATCCAGTGTTGTTAGAGGAAGCAATCAATGATAGAATTGCCAAGACGGGTAAGAAGCCAAAGGCAATTATCGTTGTTTATCTTTATGGCATGCCTGCGAAGATAAAGGAGATTCTTGCAGTGGCAGATAAGTATGATATTCCTGTCATCGAGGATGCTGCTGAAGGCATGGGTTCAAGATATGAAGGACAGGTATGCGGTACTTTTGGTGAGTATGGTGTTCTGTCGTTCAATGGAAACAAGATGATTACCACATCAGGTGGTGGTGCATTGGTTTGTCCAAATGAGGCTGCTCGTAATGAGGTAATGTTCTATGCAACACAGGCTCGTGAGGGTTATCCATACTATCAGCATGAGAAGATAGGTTTCAACTATCGTATGAGTAATGTCTGTGCTGGTATTGGTCGTGGTCAGATGACAGTTCTTGATGAGCATATTGCTCACCATCGTCATATTGCTCATCTATATGAAGAAGCTTTCAGAGAGATAGATGGTATAACTTTCCATACAAATCCTTCGCCAGAGTATGATTCTAACTTTTGGTTGAACACAATGGTTCTTGATCCTTCTGTTAAGGTAAAGGGACAAGAGAATGCCTATAAAACAACGGTAGAAGGAGCAGTAGGTGGTGCTGCTGGTGTTACTCACTCTGTAGACGATGCCCATACTGATTGCGAACCTAATGCAAATGTTGAGGCTATGCGTGTCTTCCTTGATAAAGCTAATATCGAGAGCCGTCCTCTTTGGAAGCCAATGCATAAGCAGCCTTGTTATAAGGATTGTCCAGCATACGTAAATGGTGTTAGTGAGAATCTTTTCAAGGTAGGTATGTGCTTGCCAAGTGGTCCATTGGTGTCAGACGATGATGTGAAATATATTGTAGAAAAGATAAAAGAGGCAATGGTATAA
- a CDS encoding sugar transferase, translated as MFLKWLFDKLASLFGLLFLSPVLLVVAILIKVKMPGPILFCQKRVGQYGKLFTVYKFRSMTVKAEASVASRDSEATSIASTEQCRITPLGEKLRRYKLDELPELWNVLKGDMSFVGPRPDVPGYADQLQGEERDILKLKPGITGPASLKYRNEEELLASVENPAQYNDEVIFPDKVKLNLYYLKNYSFIKDIQMIICTVLGKKMDYAGEKI; from the coding sequence ATGTTTTTAAAATGGTTATTTGATAAACTTGCATCTTTGTTTGGCTTGCTATTCCTTAGTCCAGTATTATTGGTTGTAGCAATTCTAATCAAGGTGAAGATGCCTGGTCCTATTTTGTTTTGTCAGAAGCGAGTGGGGCAGTATGGTAAACTGTTTACTGTATATAAGTTTAGATCGATGACTGTCAAGGCTGAGGCTTCTGTGGCAAGTCGGGATTCAGAAGCAACTTCTATTGCTTCAACCGAACAGTGCCGTATCACACCACTTGGCGAGAAACTCAGACGTTATAAGTTGGATGAATTACCAGAACTTTGGAATGTCCTTAAGGGTGATATGAGCTTTGTTGGTCCACGTCCAGATGTTCCTGGTTATGCTGATCAGTTGCAAGGCGAGGAAAGAGATATTCTTAAGTTGAAGCCAGGAATTACAGGCCCAGCAAGCTTGAAATATAGAAATGAGGAAGAACTTTTAGCTTCTGTAGAGAATCCTGCTCAATATAATGATGAGGTGATTTTCCCTGATAAAGTTAAGTTAAACCTCTATTATCTAAAGAACTATTCATTTATAAAAGATATTCAAATGATTATCTGTACGGTTCTGGGTAAGAAGATGGACTATGCAGGTGAAAAAATATAG
- a CDS encoding transcriptional regulator encodes MLYKIAHILRDKLPWIWDVIGIINSFLFGLRYDGKMTQVQNILTHFTKTTEEDDNTLLYKIEVLCKDNLSLLAKMFAEQPASAFDFFKPHGFDELSLNKLAKDKSFLAYIVVAEGNAQQKVCVGYFFQRSFFWGKSFRGYMTDYRWQRRGINKMMNLCATEISSLLGLRVFGTIAPDNIASMKSAQTANDIHIVETLPNGDYYVEYRPKKD; translated from the coding sequence ATGCTTTATAAAATAGCACATATCTTACGTGACAAGTTACCTTGGATTTGGGATGTCATAGGCATCATAAATTCTTTCCTTTTTGGATTAAGGTATGACGGTAAAATGACGCAAGTTCAGAACATTCTTACTCATTTTACTAAGACAACAGAAGAGGATGACAATACGCTTTTATATAAGATAGAGGTCCTTTGTAAGGATAATCTTTCTTTGTTGGCAAAGATGTTTGCAGAACAGCCTGCGTCTGCTTTTGATTTCTTTAAGCCTCATGGTTTCGATGAATTGTCATTAAACAAGTTAGCAAAGGATAAAAGTTTTCTTGCTTATATTGTTGTTGCAGAAGGAAATGCTCAGCAAAAAGTATGTGTTGGATATTTTTTCCAACGTAGTTTCTTTTGGGGGAAATCCTTTCGTGGGTATATGACAGATTATCGTTGGCAACGTCGTGGAATCAATAAAATGATGAATCTATGTGCGACAGAGATATCTTCATTGTTAGGTCTCCGAGTGTTTGGTACAATTGCACCGGATAATATTGCTTCTATGAAATCTGCTCAGACTGCTAATGATATTCATATTGTTGAAACATTACCTAATGGAGATTACTATGTAGAGTACAGACCTAAAAAGGATTAA